Proteins found in one Halogeometricum rufum genomic segment:
- a CDS encoding winged helix-turn-helix domain-containing protein: MSHAEQTARTLENLPPSAKFVHFVLERESHLTQGELTDRTQLSTRTVRDALRKLEDADIVHEDVCLKDARKRVYSLERAD, translated from the coding sequence TCTCACGCCGAACAAACCGCGCGAACGCTGGAGAACCTCCCCCCGAGTGCGAAGTTCGTCCACTTCGTCCTCGAACGGGAGTCGCACCTGACGCAAGGGGAACTGACCGACCGGACGCAACTCTCGACGCGGACCGTTCGGGACGCCCTCCGAAAACTGGAGGACGCGGACATCGTCCACGAGGACGTCTGTCTGAAGGACGCGAGGAAGCGCGTGTACTCGCTGGAACGGGCGGACTGA
- a CDS encoding amylo-alpha-1,6-glucosidase, translating into MPLETLVDGYSFFVRTTPDELGPEGGLYHRDTRFLSELAVDVAGTELAHIGETLDAANERTVTLATAGPAVNEIRDRNVPKHSEVVVQRRQSVHEAEGYAETVVLENHAAASRSVTLTVRFDADFADLFEVRGLGTDIDRDVRRTANDRSVVLRYDYETADGESVTRATRLRFGRRPESLSETAAVFSARVPPQGRFELPFVAAVDGAASASEAASESEATASAAPEPDATPPAATGSSDGAAATLPARTEPVSVPRVETGTARYDAVFERARSDLVALTTETEHGPVPLAGTPWFVTPFGRDALLTAHQTLAVAPSLAAGTLRYFAATRGREDVPSRGEEPGKVFHEVRHGELADRRRIPHRPYFGTVDATPLWVTLLDETCRWRGSEALAEELADALADALAWTYRTSDAGDDPFLYYETDGVLDHHAWKDTADSIRFADGTVADSPLAVAEVQGYAARALDRGAALLDGLDADVETHVPADAYRDRARAIERAFDEEFWLPDRTYYGLAKDGDGRIVDAVTSNVGHCLWTETIPADRADAVVETLVDGPSSTGWGLRTMSPNDAGYSPVSYHAGGVWPHDTSLVALGLSRYGHGDAAERLAEGVLDAATRFEHERLPELYCGFDDDRDPVEYPAACTPQAWAAGAPFAFLQAAFDLAPDDDGPTARRAPDLFAPETVETLRDRTDRSPRSE; encoded by the coding sequence ATGCCGCTAGAGACGCTCGTGGACGGGTACAGCTTCTTCGTGCGAACGACCCCGGACGAACTCGGTCCGGAAGGAGGACTGTACCACCGGGACACGCGCTTCCTCTCGGAACTCGCCGTCGACGTCGCCGGGACGGAGTTGGCCCACATCGGCGAGACGCTGGACGCCGCGAACGAACGGACGGTCACGCTCGCCACCGCGGGCCCGGCGGTGAACGAGATTCGAGACCGGAACGTTCCGAAACACAGCGAAGTCGTCGTCCAGCGACGCCAGTCGGTCCACGAGGCCGAAGGCTACGCGGAGACGGTGGTGCTGGAGAACCACGCCGCGGCGTCCCGGTCGGTGACGCTCACCGTCCGGTTCGACGCCGACTTCGCGGACCTGTTCGAGGTTCGCGGACTCGGCACCGACATCGACCGGGACGTTCGGCGGACCGCGAACGACCGGTCGGTCGTCCTCCGGTACGACTACGAGACGGCCGACGGCGAGTCCGTCACCCGCGCGACGCGACTTCGCTTCGGACGGCGGCCCGAGAGCCTCTCTGAGACGGCGGCCGTCTTCTCCGCCCGCGTCCCGCCGCAGGGGCGGTTCGAACTCCCCTTCGTCGCCGCCGTCGACGGGGCGGCGTCGGCGTCGGAAGCGGCGTCGGAGTCGGAGGCGACGGCCTCCGCCGCGCCAGAACCGGACGCGACGCCGCCCGCCGCGACGGGGTCCTCGGACGGCGCGGCGGCGACGCTCCCGGCCCGCACGGAACCGGTCTCGGTCCCGCGGGTCGAGACGGGGACCGCCCGATACGACGCCGTCTTCGAACGGGCCCGGTCCGACCTCGTCGCACTCACGACGGAGACGGAGCACGGACCGGTTCCGCTGGCCGGGACGCCGTGGTTCGTCACGCCGTTCGGACGCGACGCCCTGCTCACCGCCCACCAGACGCTCGCCGTCGCGCCGTCGCTCGCGGCCGGAACGCTCCGGTACTTCGCGGCCACCCGCGGCCGCGAGGACGTTCCGTCACGCGGGGAGGAACCGGGAAAGGTGTTCCACGAAGTCCGCCACGGCGAACTCGCCGACCGGCGCCGCATCCCGCACCGGCCCTACTTCGGCACCGTCGACGCGACGCCCCTGTGGGTGACGCTCCTCGACGAGACGTGCCGGTGGCGGGGAAGCGAGGCGCTGGCGGAAGAACTCGCGGACGCGCTGGCCGACGCGCTGGCGTGGACGTATCGAACCAGCGACGCCGGCGACGACCCGTTCCTCTACTACGAGACCGACGGCGTCCTCGACCACCACGCGTGGAAGGACACGGCGGACAGCATCCGGTTCGCCGACGGCACCGTCGCCGACAGTCCGCTGGCGGTCGCCGAAGTGCAGGGCTACGCGGCGAGAGCGCTCGACCGCGGCGCCGCCCTCCTCGACGGTCTGGACGCGGACGTGGAGACCCACGTGCCGGCCGACGCCTACCGCGACCGCGCCCGAGCGATCGAACGCGCGTTCGACGAGGAGTTCTGGCTCCCCGACCGGACGTACTACGGCCTCGCGAAGGACGGAGACGGTCGAATCGTCGACGCCGTCACGTCGAACGTCGGCCACTGCCTGTGGACGGAGACGATTCCGGCCGACCGCGCCGACGCCGTCGTCGAGACGCTCGTCGACGGCCCGTCGTCGACGGGGTGGGGCCTCCGGACGATGAGTCCGAACGACGCCGGCTACTCGCCGGTGTCCTACCACGCCGGCGGCGTGTGGCCCCACGACACGTCGCTCGTCGCACTCGGCCTGTCGCGGTACGGACACGGCGACGCCGCGGAACGACTCGCGGAAGGGGTCTTAGACGCCGCGACGCGGTTCGAGCACGAACGCCTCCCGGAACTGTACTGCGGGTTCGACGACGACCGGGACCCGGTCGAGTACCCCGCCGCCTGCACGCCGCAGGCGTGGGCCGCGGGCGCGCCGTTCGCCTTCCTGCAGGCGGCGTTCGACCTCGCGCCCGACGACGACGGGCCGACCGCTCGCCGCGCCCCGGACCTGTTCGCGCCCGAGACTGTCGAGACGCTCCGCGACCGGACCGACAGGTCGCCGCGAAGCGAGTAG
- a CDS encoding ABC transporter substrate-binding protein has product MSHSDQLTRRNVLAAGAAGLAGGLAGCTGTFGGGGGGGGGSVDSFKYWNIHNGDDFRGPINEIVASYEESSGTTVEARYIDNDAISEQISSAVASDTLPTVGLLAIQTIQRLGADGSLSAESASQVIENVGSDDFREGPLKFMSDGEGGYYGIPADAWVQGIWYRKSAFEEEGLEPPVTWDAILEAAETFHDPDNDMYGIGFGTKATAYARQCFTQFAQSNDARVLDADANVVFDSQEMIEALTFLSDLGEFVPGAVSFEDTRNLYGNEQEHMFMYSSYLLPDLLSDEGEEMVQNTGLAPATEKKRRSTYGQVLGHTIFAKSDARRQVGGDFVEHVMSDEQYVKWCHTNPGGTMPVLQSTSESDAYLDNEILSAWSDTIDQISSALGNMDRFDFVDGTLLPEFGTISSNSLVAEAVNRVVVKDHAPDTVAKEQAEKMRNALS; this is encoded by the coding sequence ATGTCGCACTCTGACCAACTGACGAGGCGGAACGTGCTCGCGGCGGGCGCGGCAGGACTGGCCGGCGGACTCGCCGGGTGTACCGGCACGTTCGGCGGTGGCGGCGGCGGCGGCGGTGGGTCAGTCGACTCGTTCAAGTACTGGAACATCCACAACGGCGACGACTTCCGAGGGCCGATCAACGAGATCGTCGCGAGTTACGAGGAGTCGAGCGGAACGACTGTGGAGGCGCGGTACATCGACAACGACGCCATCTCCGAGCAGATTTCCAGCGCGGTGGCGTCGGACACCCTCCCGACGGTGGGACTGCTCGCCATCCAGACGATACAGCGGTTGGGCGCCGACGGGTCGCTCTCGGCGGAGAGCGCCTCGCAGGTCATCGAGAACGTCGGGTCCGACGACTTCCGCGAGGGCCCGCTGAAGTTCATGAGCGACGGCGAGGGGGGCTACTACGGCATCCCCGCCGACGCGTGGGTCCAGGGCATCTGGTACCGCAAGAGCGCTTTCGAGGAGGAGGGACTGGAACCGCCGGTGACGTGGGACGCCATCCTCGAAGCGGCGGAGACGTTCCACGACCCGGACAACGACATGTACGGCATCGGGTTCGGGACGAAGGCGACGGCGTACGCGCGGCAGTGTTTCACCCAGTTCGCGCAGTCGAACGACGCGCGGGTGCTGGACGCGGATGCGAACGTCGTCTTCGACTCTCAGGAGATGATAGAGGCGCTCACCTTCCTCTCGGACCTCGGCGAGTTCGTCCCCGGAGCCGTCTCCTTCGAGGACACGCGGAACCTCTACGGGAACGAGCAGGAACACATGTTCATGTACTCCTCGTACCTCCTCCCGGACCTGCTCTCGGACGAGGGCGAGGAGATGGTGCAGAACACCGGCCTCGCGCCCGCGACGGAGAAGAAGCGCCGCAGCACGTACGGGCAGGTGCTGGGACACACCATCTTCGCGAAGTCGGACGCGAGACGGCAGGTCGGCGGCGACTTCGTGGAACACGTGATGAGCGACGAGCAGTACGTGAAGTGGTGTCACACGAACCCCGGCGGGACGATGCCCGTGCTGCAGTCCACCTCCGAGTCGGACGCCTACCTCGACAACGAGATTCTCTCGGCGTGGAGCGACACCATCGACCAGATATCGTCCGCGCTCGGGAACATGGACCGGTTCGACTTCGTGGACGGGACGCTCCTGCCGGAGTTCGGGACCATCTCCAGCAACTCGCTCGTCGCCGAGGCGGTCAACCGCGTCGTCGTGAAAGACCACGCGCCCGACACCGTGGCGAAAGAGCAGGCGGAGAAGATGCGTAACGCCCTCTCATGA
- a CDS encoding carbohydrate ABC transporter permease produces the protein MTSVREATTSVFDRYAENPVERREAVLGVLLILPAVVLIGAVILYPIAYNVYLSFTEVPLNPNRAPQWVGLGNYVELLTAARFWSAFTTTVAFTVGSTVLSTVVGLAVALLFDREFRGRRLARGLVLLPHVTPIIAVAFVWQFMLSPLWGSIPNLLAEWGLYGTRVGLLEQSATALPVVVVFSAWRNFPFAFLLFVARLQAIPESMYEAARIDGAGALAQFKDITLPELKGTIAIVVLLRFIWEFNTFAEVWLLTRQVLTLPIFAYQTAFANFEQGLGAAISLLLFLVQALFVLGFVTLFGEDKV, from the coding sequence ATGACGTCGGTCAGGGAGGCGACCACCTCCGTGTTCGACAGGTACGCGGAGAACCCGGTAGAGCGTCGCGAGGCGGTTCTCGGCGTCCTCCTCATCCTCCCGGCCGTCGTCCTCATCGGCGCGGTCATCCTCTACCCCATCGCCTACAACGTCTACCTGAGTTTCACCGAGGTTCCGCTGAACCCGAACCGCGCCCCACAGTGGGTCGGACTCGGGAACTACGTCGAGTTGCTCACGGCGGCGCGGTTCTGGTCGGCGTTCACGACGACGGTGGCGTTCACCGTCGGGAGTACCGTGCTCTCGACCGTCGTCGGTCTCGCCGTCGCACTCCTCTTCGACCGTGAGTTCCGCGGGCGCCGACTCGCCCGCGGCCTCGTCTTGCTCCCGCACGTCACGCCCATCATCGCCGTCGCGTTCGTCTGGCAGTTCATGCTCAGCCCGCTCTGGGGGTCGATTCCGAACCTACTCGCCGAGTGGGGACTGTACGGCACGCGCGTGGGACTGCTCGAACAGAGCGCGACGGCCCTGCCCGTCGTCGTCGTCTTCTCCGCGTGGCGGAACTTCCCGTTCGCCTTCCTGCTGTTCGTCGCGCGACTGCAAGCGATACCCGAGTCCATGTACGAAGCCGCACGCATCGACGGGGCCGGCGCGCTGGCACAGTTCAAAGACATCACGCTGCCGGAGTTGAAGGGCACCATCGCCATCGTGGTGCTGTTGCGCTTCATCTGGGAGTTCAACACGTTCGCGGAGGTGTGGCTCCTGACGAGGCAGGTCCTGACGCTGCCCATCTTCGCCTACCAGACGGCGTTCGCCAACTTCGAGCAGGGTCTCGGCGCCGCCATCTCTCTGCTGTTGTTCCTCGTGCAGGCGCTGTTCGTGCTCGGCTTCGTGACGCTGTTCGGGGAGGACAAGGTATGA
- a CDS encoding carbohydrate ABC transporter permease yields the protein MISFVGAVARESMTGLRLLRRQVSRDTRLRRAGFYASLGLTLLVALFPFYVMLATSLTPDDAIYVNDPGLVPQALTLSQYTVLFSSETFAFTSYFFNSAIVATVTATFSLFVGVIGAYSFTRLDYPGNTVVRRGVVVVYMLSAITVVVPLFQLIARLGLVDTRLSLFITYTVSTLPLTLYMLWNYFESLPVAIEEAAMLDGYSRVETIFRVVVPLSLPVLVATFLFAFKIAWNEYIFASVFLKSQAKLTLPIGIEQMNANFSNVWGQIMAASFLTTLPIIVMFLYLEKYMVEGLTAGAVEG from the coding sequence ATGATATCGTTCGTCGGCGCCGTCGCCAGAGAGTCGATGACCGGCCTCAGACTGCTCCGCCGGCAGGTGAGTCGCGACACCCGCCTCCGCCGCGCCGGGTTCTACGCGAGCCTCGGACTCACCCTGCTCGTCGCCCTGTTCCCGTTCTACGTGATGCTGGCGACCAGCCTCACGCCCGACGACGCCATCTACGTGAACGACCCGGGACTGGTGCCGCAGGCCCTGACGCTGTCGCAGTACACGGTGCTGTTCTCCTCGGAGACGTTCGCGTTCACCTCCTACTTCTTCAACAGCGCCATCGTCGCCACGGTCACGGCCACGTTCTCGCTGTTCGTCGGCGTCATCGGCGCGTACAGCTTCACCCGCCTCGACTACCCCGGGAACACGGTGGTCCGACGCGGCGTCGTCGTCGTCTACATGCTGTCGGCGATAACCGTCGTCGTCCCGTTGTTCCAGCTCATCGCCCGCCTCGGACTGGTCGACACCCGACTGAGCCTGTTCATCACGTACACCGTGAGTACGCTCCCGCTGACGCTCTACATGCTGTGGAACTACTTCGAGAGCCTCCCCGTCGCCATCGAGGAGGCGGCGATGCTCGACGGCTACTCGCGCGTGGAGACCATCTTCCGCGTCGTCGTCCCCCTCTCGTTGCCCGTCCTCGTCGCGACGTTCCTGTTCGCGTTCAAGATAGCGTGGAACGAGTACATCTTCGCGTCGGTGTTCCTCAAGTCGCAGGCAAAACTCACCCTGCCCATCGGCATCGAACAGATGAACGCCAACTTCTCGAACGTCTGGGGGCAGATCATGGCCGCGTCGTTCCTGACGACGCTTCCCATCATCGTGATGTTCCTCTACCTGGAGAAGTACATGGTCGAGGGACTCACCGCGGGGGCGGTGGAGGGCTGA
- a CDS encoding ABC transporter ATP-binding protein — MHETASDAETTARDDGPYDGTVVGETGGETVTLSSLTKRFGDETAVDGVSLPVEAGELVVLLGPSGCGKTTTLRMIAGLESVTDGSVAIGDTDVSEEPPQDRDVAMVFQNYALYPHKTVRQNIRFPLRKTDLSDAEQTERIESTAALLDITDLLEKEPAALSGGQRQRVAIGRAIAREPSVLLMDEPLSNLDAKLRVRTRSELRSLQQRLGITTVYVTHDQEEAMSIADRIAIMNDGEIEQVGTPEEVYEDPTSAFIADFLGDPSMNLLPTDAARRSADDDALDAALAAAVPDEARRVGVRPENLYLVDDAGSVVGPDGPETTAAVHDCEVTVVEPIGRAYELTLSTPSGPVVVRARTVPDELRGEPRIGVTYDPDALYAFDEDGGRIR; from the coding sequence ATGCACGAGACTGCCTCAGACGCCGAGACGACGGCGCGCGACGACGGCCCGTACGACGGAACCGTGGTCGGCGAGACGGGCGGCGAGACGGTCACGTTGTCGTCGCTGACGAAGCGGTTCGGCGACGAGACGGCGGTGGACGGCGTGTCGCTCCCCGTCGAGGCGGGCGAGTTGGTCGTCCTGCTCGGCCCGTCGGGGTGCGGGAAGACGACGACGCTCCGGATGATTGCGGGGTTAGAGAGCGTCACCGACGGCTCCGTCGCCATCGGCGACACGGACGTCTCCGAGGAACCGCCGCAGGACCGCGACGTGGCGATGGTGTTCCAGAACTACGCGCTGTACCCCCACAAGACCGTCCGCCAGAACATCCGCTTCCCGTTGCGGAAGACCGACCTCTCGGACGCCGAACAGACGGAGCGAATCGAGTCCACGGCGGCGTTGCTGGACATCACGGACCTCCTCGAGAAGGAACCGGCGGCGTTGAGCGGCGGTCAGCGACAACGCGTCGCCATCGGACGCGCCATCGCCCGGGAGCCGTCGGTGCTGTTGATGGACGAACCGCTGTCGAACCTCGACGCCAAACTCCGCGTGCGGACGCGGTCCGAACTCCGGAGCCTCCAGCAGCGACTCGGCATCACGACGGTCTACGTCACCCACGACCAGGAGGAAGCGATGAGCATCGCCGACCGCATCGCCATCATGAACGACGGCGAAATCGAGCAGGTCGGGACGCCCGAGGAGGTGTACGAAGACCCCACGTCCGCGTTCATCGCCGACTTCCTCGGCGACCCGTCGATGAACCTCCTCCCCACCGACGCCGCCCGGCGGTCGGCCGACGACGACGCACTCGACGCCGCTCTCGCCGCGGCCGTTCCCGACGAGGCGCGACGCGTCGGCGTCCGCCCTGAGAACCTCTACCTCGTGGACGACGCGGGGTCGGTCGTCGGCCCCGACGGCCCCGAGACGACCGCCGCCGTCCACGACTGCGAGGTGACCGTGGTCGAGCCCATCGGTCGCGCCTACGAACTCACGCTGTCGACGCCGTCCGGTCCCGTCGTCGTCCGGGCGCGGACCGTCCCGGACGAACTCCGGGGGGAACCCCGAATCGGCGTCACGTACGACCCGGACGCGCTGTACGCGTTCGACGAGGACGGAGGACGAATCAGATGA
- a CDS encoding ABC transporter ATP-binding protein, whose protein sequence is MVELVLDAVTKRYDDAQGTETAVDDVSLSVEDELLVLLGPSGCGKTTTLRMVAGLETVTDGRIDIGGRDVTDRHPSDRSIAMVFQDYGLYTMMSVGENMAYGLKHSTDLSKAERDERVESMAEMFGIEDLLDRDVTDLSGGQKQRVALGRAMVREPDVFLLDEPLASLDAKLRSQMRTELQQLQEEMDITTMYVTHDQKEAMTMADRVAVMNDGVLRQVGPPEEVYENPVDSFVADFLGNPSMNQLPATVDRQGERYVLRTDVGDGRIAFASIPREGTDAADGDRVTVGVRPEHLRLSDPETADFDATVSVTEYQGSDNFVHVDVGEVELTAVVSPSVRPEPGETVPVTVPASAVHVFDGETGESLRTSRESDPRSKTVRS, encoded by the coding sequence ATGGTAGAACTCGTACTCGACGCGGTGACGAAGCGGTACGACGACGCACAGGGGACGGAGACGGCCGTCGACGACGTGTCGCTCTCCGTCGAAGACGAACTGCTCGTGTTGCTCGGCCCGTCGGGGTGCGGGAAGACGACGACGCTCCGCATGGTCGCCGGACTGGAGACGGTGACCGACGGCCGAATCGACATCGGGGGTCGCGACGTGACCGACCGGCACCCGAGCGACCGGTCGATAGCGATGGTGTTCCAGGACTACGGACTGTACACCATGATGTCCGTCGGGGAGAACATGGCCTACGGCCTGAAGCACTCGACCGACCTCTCGAAGGCCGAACGAGACGAGCGAGTCGAGTCGATGGCCGAGATGTTCGGCATCGAGGACCTGCTCGACCGCGACGTGACGGACCTCTCGGGCGGGCAGAAACAGCGCGTCGCCCTCGGCCGCGCGATGGTCCGCGAACCCGACGTGTTCCTGCTGGACGAACCGCTGGCGAGTCTGGACGCGAAGCTTCGCTCGCAGATGCGGACCGAACTCCAGCAGTTGCAGGAGGAGATGGACATCACGACGATGTACGTCACCCACGACCAGAAGGAGGCGATGACGATGGCCGACCGCGTCGCCGTGATGAACGACGGGGTGCTCAGACAGGTCGGCCCGCCCGAGGAGGTGTACGAGAACCCCGTCGACAGCTTCGTCGCCGACTTCCTCGGCAACCCGTCGATGAACCAGCTTCCGGCGACGGTCGACAGGCAGGGCGAGCGCTACGTCCTCAGGACGGACGTCGGCGACGGCCGCATCGCGTTCGCCTCGATTCCGCGCGAGGGGACCGACGCGGCCGACGGCGACCGAGTCACCGTCGGCGTCCGCCCGGAACATCTCAGACTGTCCGACCCCGAGACCGCCGACTTCGACGCGACGGTGTCCGTCACCGAGTACCAGGGGAGCGACAACTTCGTCCACGTCGACGTCGGCGAGGTGGAACTCACCGCCGTCGTCTCGCCGTCGGTCCGACCCGAACCGGGCGAGACGGTGCCGGTCACGGTACCGGCGTCCGCCGTCCACGTGTTCGACGGCGAGACTGGCGAGTCCCTGCGGACCTCGCGCGAGTCGGACCCCCGGTCGAAGACCGTCCGCTCCTGA
- a CDS encoding glycoside hydrolase family protein produces MHATPPAVDFGDAETLLSPDATGEGNWVGAPCAYDHGDDAYLAVRERDPDRRGHRVTVYAYDDGVGEAVLTVTAEQLGVVSIERPSLVTHPRTGDVQLYLPVDRGGNDWTIRKCADAPSVESVDPTTARPVLRPAPGGTDAGVVKDPTILTVGGRYYMFYAGADGLSEQAHLATSVDGETWTRAANNPVLERGYWHDHHTRVSTVVPAPDAPAWLVFYDGSGVADEGRTWNLRTGMAVTTDLKTFTDTCPDGPLYASPAADRQTGLSTFGTCRYLDVRRREDDWELFAEVAREDGSFELRRATVDRPF; encoded by the coding sequence ATGCACGCGACACCGCCGGCGGTCGACTTCGGCGACGCGGAGACGCTCCTCTCGCCCGACGCGACGGGCGAGGGGAACTGGGTCGGCGCCCCGTGCGCGTACGACCACGGCGACGACGCCTACCTCGCGGTCCGCGAACGCGACCCGGACCGACGGGGGCACCGCGTCACCGTCTACGCGTACGACGACGGCGTCGGGGAGGCGGTGCTGACGGTGACGGCCGAGCAGTTGGGCGTCGTCAGCATCGAACGCCCGTCGCTCGTGACGCACCCGCGGACCGGCGACGTCCAACTCTACCTGCCGGTCGACCGCGGCGGGAACGACTGGACGATTCGCAAGTGCGCCGACGCGCCCTCGGTCGAATCGGTCGACCCGACGACCGCTCGCCCCGTCCTCCGTCCCGCCCCCGGCGGGACCGACGCCGGCGTCGTCAAGGACCCGACGATACTGACCGTCGGCGGCCGCTACTACATGTTCTACGCCGGGGCAGACGGCCTCTCCGAACAGGCGCACCTCGCCACCAGCGTCGACGGCGAGACGTGGACGCGCGCCGCGAACAACCCAGTCCTCGAACGGGGGTACTGGCACGACCACCACACGCGCGTCTCGACGGTCGTCCCCGCGCCCGACGCGCCCGCGTGGCTCGTGTTCTACGACGGGAGCGGCGTGGCCGACGAGGGGCGCACGTGGAACCTTCGGACGGGGATGGCCGTGACGACGGACCTGAAGACGTTCACCGACACCTGCCCGGACGGCCCGCTCTACGCCTCGCCCGCCGCCGACCGACAAACCGGACTGTCGACGTTCGGCACCTGCCGGTATCTCGACGTGCGCAGACGCGAGGACGACTGGGAACTGTTCGCGGAAGTCGCCCGCGAGGACGGGAGCTTCGAACTCCGCCGCGCGACCGTCGACCGGCCGTTCTGA
- a CDS encoding TrmB family transcriptional regulator, which translates to MNEHELLQELEDLGLTEYQSRTYLAAVRAGEARPSELVDDSGVPQGRIYGVIDTLEEMGLVEVRAGPQGKEVSAPSPKVVLDDLKRRRIDDLTETVSSVATGLEELHHRSDGEPRSFVSMVKRDETALRHARRAIDAAEYWLTVCLPDERYVELEPHLLEAADRGVTVRVLFIGTDPDEVGRTFPDRFHIRHRAAADTFVVADRTYGIFSSKHPVQDRQPYIITQEPNLVLLFQNYGEQVWHASRVVQTSPSFPRRYLDPWRTVIDLGERFEAGEEFSAVVEGRRTGHRERGRWAGPIVEYDVGGPADVDYTNSPPTYATLTVETDDETVKVGGWKATFEDVAARGIEVRTGDDE; encoded by the coding sequence ATGAACGAGCACGAACTGCTGCAGGAACTGGAGGACCTCGGGTTGACCGAGTACCAGTCGAGGACGTACCTCGCGGCCGTGCGCGCCGGAGAGGCGCGCCCGAGCGAACTGGTCGACGACTCCGGCGTCCCGCAGGGCCGAATCTACGGCGTCATCGACACGCTCGAAGAGATGGGTCTCGTGGAGGTGCGCGCGGGGCCGCAGGGCAAGGAGGTGAGCGCGCCGTCGCCGAAAGTCGTCCTCGACGACCTCAAGCGGCGGCGCATCGACGACCTGACCGAGACGGTGTCGTCCGTCGCGACCGGACTCGAAGAACTCCACCACCGCTCGGACGGAGAGCCGCGGAGTTTCGTCTCGATGGTCAAGCGCGACGAGACGGCGCTCCGACACGCCCGGCGGGCGATAGACGCGGCGGAGTACTGGCTGACCGTCTGCCTGCCCGACGAGCGCTACGTCGAACTCGAACCGCACCTCCTCGAAGCCGCGGACCGGGGCGTCACCGTCCGCGTGCTGTTCATCGGGACGGACCCCGACGAGGTGGGTCGGACGTTCCCGGACCGGTTCCACATCCGTCACCGCGCCGCCGCCGACACGTTCGTCGTCGCCGACCGGACGTACGGCATCTTCTCCAGCAAACACCCGGTTCAGGACCGACAGCCGTACATCATCACCCAGGAGCCGAACCTCGTCCTCCTGTTTCAGAACTACGGCGAGCAGGTGTGGCACGCTTCGCGAGTCGTCCAGACGTCGCCCTCGTTCCCGCGCCGGTACCTCGACCCGTGGCGAACGGTCATCGACCTCGGGGAGCGATTCGAGGCCGGCGAGGAGTTCTCGGCCGTCGTCGAGGGGCGGCGGACGGGACACCGCGAACGCGGGCGCTGGGCGGGCCCAATCGTCGAGTACGACGTGGGCGGGCCGGCGGACGTGGACTACACGAACTCGCCGCCGACGTACGCCACGCTGACCGTCGAGACGGACGACGAGACGGTGAAGGTCGGCGGTTGGAAGGCGACGTTCGAGGACGTGGCCGCGAGGGGAATCGAGGTGCGGACGGGCGACGACGAGTAG
- a CDS encoding rhomboid family intramembrane serine protease: MLVVSLLSWAASVVGLVGLFALAPPVLLPPWTLVTSVYAHAGPGHLLSNAVVVLLAGSLVSLTTTRLRFHAFFVVTGVLAGLAHVWTAGLFGVRAGVLGSSGAAFALVGYVLSANPASSAVLDRLRLPARVVVVAVALAALALTVLFSAPGSALVAHFAGAAMGLVAGRLRLLRAGPRRPA, encoded by the coding sequence ATGCTCGTCGTTTCCCTCCTGTCGTGGGCGGCGTCGGTCGTCGGTCTCGTCGGCCTGTTCGCCCTCGCGCCGCCCGTCCTCCTCCCGCCGTGGACGCTCGTCACCAGCGTCTACGCGCACGCCGGCCCGGGGCACCTCCTCTCGAACGCCGTCGTCGTCCTGCTGGCGGGGTCGCTCGTCTCGCTGACGACGACGCGACTCCGGTTCCACGCGTTCTTCGTCGTCACGGGCGTGCTCGCTGGTCTCGCGCACGTCTGGACGGCCGGCCTGTTCGGCGTCCGGGCGGGGGTGCTCGGGTCGAGTGGCGCGGCGTTCGCACTCGTCGGGTACGTGCTGTCGGCCAACCCGGCGTCGAGCGCGGTCCTCGACCGACTCCGACTGCCGGCACGCGTCGTCGTCGTCGCCGTCGCCCTCGCGGCCCTCGCCTTGACCGTCCTGTTCAGCGCACCCGGGAGCGCGCTGGTCGCGCACTTCGCGGGGGCGGCGATGGGACTGGTCGCCGGTCGCCTGCGACTGCTCCGAGCCGGTCCGCGCCGACCGGCGTGA